In the Bradyrhizobium guangzhouense genome, one interval contains:
- a CDS encoding dihydrodipicolinate synthase family protein, whose translation MPVTPHKAQRPYRGVFPVAPTIFDERGELDLEGQRRCIDFMIDAGSNGICILANFSEQFVLTDAEREAVMFAVLEHVAGRVPVIVTTTHFSSAVCAARSKQAEAAGAAMVMVMPPYHGATFRVPEKGIVEFFKVLSGAIDIPIMIQDAPVAGTPLSVELLARLARELSNVRYFKIEVAGAASKLRSLIEAGGKDIEGPWDGEEAITLMADLDAGATGAMTGGGYPDGIRQIIDPYFAGDREKAKAAYERWLPLINYENRQCGLIACKAMMQAGGVIKSDAVRHPLQPLHPATRAGLLELAKERDALALRWGK comes from the coding sequence ATGCCGGTCACCCCACACAAGGCCCAGCGCCCCTATCGCGGCGTGTTTCCGGTCGCGCCCACCATCTTCGACGAACGCGGCGAGCTCGATCTCGAGGGCCAGCGCCGCTGCATCGATTTCATGATCGATGCCGGCTCGAACGGCATTTGCATCCTCGCCAATTTCTCCGAGCAGTTCGTGCTGACCGATGCCGAGCGCGAGGCCGTGATGTTTGCGGTGCTCGAGCATGTCGCCGGCCGCGTACCCGTCATCGTCACCACCACCCATTTCAGCTCGGCCGTGTGCGCAGCGCGCAGCAAGCAGGCAGAGGCCGCAGGGGCTGCCATGGTGATGGTGATGCCGCCCTATCACGGCGCCACCTTCCGCGTGCCTGAAAAAGGCATCGTCGAATTCTTCAAGGTGCTCTCGGGTGCGATCGACATCCCGATCATGATCCAGGATGCGCCGGTCGCGGGCACGCCGCTGTCGGTCGAGCTGCTGGCGCGCCTGGCGCGCGAACTTTCCAACGTCCGCTATTTCAAGATCGAGGTAGCAGGCGCAGCCTCAAAACTCCGCAGCTTGATCGAGGCCGGCGGCAAGGACATCGAGGGCCCCTGGGATGGCGAGGAGGCGATCACGCTGATGGCCGATCTCGACGCGGGTGCGACCGGTGCGATGACCGGCGGCGGCTATCCCGACGGTATCAGGCAGATCATCGATCCCTATTTTGCGGGCGATCGGGAGAAGGCGAAGGCCGCCTATGAGCGCTGGCTGCCGTTGATCAATTACGAGAACCGCCAATGCGGCCTGATCGCCTGCAAGGCGATGATGCAGGCTGGCGGCGTGATCAAGTCGGACGCGGTGCGCCATCCTCTGCAACCGCTGCATCCGGCGACGCGTGCCGGGCTGCTGGAACTCGCCAAGGAGCGCGACGCGCTGGCGCTGCGGTGGGGCAAGTAG
- a CDS encoding DUF1045 domain-containing protein, whose protein sequence is MTDFPRYAIYFAAGADHALTRFGAELLGYDAYTGDELPFHGDALRVAADWRDVTADPRKYGFHGTLKAPMALVSGKAEAELAAACATFAAKARPIPLIRPIVDSISGFIAVVPAEPVDTLQQLAADCVRDFDCFRPALTADDRARRKPEKLSERQREYLDRWGYPYVMEEFRFHMTLTGRLDAERRGPILEMLRARFAGLRLDTLAIDRIALFKQDDAKARFRIIGEWRLVS, encoded by the coding sequence ATGACAGATTTTCCCCGCTACGCGATCTATTTTGCCGCCGGCGCCGACCACGCGCTCACCCGCTTCGGCGCCGAGCTGCTCGGCTATGATGCTTACACCGGTGACGAGCTGCCCTTTCACGGCGACGCCCTCCGCGTCGCCGCCGACTGGCGCGACGTCACCGCCGATCCCCGCAAATACGGCTTTCACGGCACGCTCAAGGCGCCGATGGCGCTGGTCTCAGGCAAGGCCGAGGCCGAGCTCGCAGCGGCCTGCGCGACATTTGCCGCCAAGGCGCGCCCGATCCCGCTCATCCGCCCAATCGTCGATTCCATCAGCGGTTTCATCGCCGTCGTTCCGGCCGAGCCGGTCGACACGCTTCAACAGCTCGCTGCCGATTGCGTCCGCGATTTCGATTGCTTCCGCCCCGCCCTGACGGCGGACGATCGTGCGCGACGCAAGCCCGAAAAGCTCAGTGAGCGGCAGCGCGAGTATCTCGACCGCTGGGGCTACCCTTACGTGATGGAAGAATTTCGCTTCCACATGACGCTGACGGGACGGCTGGATGCGGAGCGGCGTGGGCCAATCCTGGAGATGCTGCGGGCAAGGTTTGCGGGGCTGCGGTTGGACACGCTTGCGATCGATCGCATCGCGCTGTTCAAGCAGGATGATGCCAAGGCGCGCTTCCGCATCATCGGCGAGTGGAGGCTGGTGAGTTAG